One window of the Populus nigra chromosome 4, ddPopNigr1.1, whole genome shotgun sequence genome contains the following:
- the LOC133691160 gene encoding probable serine/threonine-protein kinase At1g54610 — MLFITEPLVSLKKKRTGIRPRKAMGCVQGKYSVNSSPTPGGLEKLKMESGYVGKGDITGHRRSTGQRYSGRLPKPEQPTRKYNGGRAGNGEERKLSDTGRVRFVEFGGEEVVDGWPKWLTDNVPREVLGGLIPKSAENYDKLAKVGEGTYSNVYKARDKETGQIVALKKVRFDTSEPESVKFMAREIMILQKLDHPNVVKLEGLATSRMQYSLYLVFDFMKSDLSKIISRPEGRLTEPQVKCYMQQLLSGLQHCHDRGILHRDIKGSNLLIDKNGMLKIADFGLSNYYSPKQKQPLTTRVVTLWYRAPELLLGATDYGTGIDLWSAGCLLAEMFAGRPIMPGRTEVEQLHRIFKLCGTPPEDYWKKLRLSTSFRPPRTYKPGLFEAFSEFPESALGLLTTLLALDPASRGCASSALQNEFFHISPLACDLSGLPVIKKDEDELTQADEQRKRRNAKMKRRSQTYRERKKKDLAAEEPKEDPAQPKEEPKETHESINQSHEPGSSSTSSNSSGTKPTHLFEMPPNLSQSRIATSKKMSPKTQGHTNAPKNIKNLPPLPTSRTGSTMYNVNNDMYRLNRVHRSASTREFRNSIKGSS, encoded by the exons ATGTTATTCATCACAGAACCATTAGTATCTCTCAAGAAAAAAAGGACTGGTATTAGACCAAGAAAGGCCATGGGCTGTGTACAGGGAAAGTATTCAGTAAATTCATCACCAACCCCAGGAGGGTTAGAGAAGCTCAAAATGGAAAGTGGCTATGTGGGAAAAGGAGATATCACTGGCCATAGAAGATCCACTGGGCAGAGATATTCTGGCAGGCTCCCTAAGCCTGAACAACCAACGAGGAAATATAATGGTGGTCGTGCTGGTAATGGTGAAGAGAGGAAATTGAGTGACACAGGTAGAGTAAGATTTGTGGAGTTTGGCGGGGAGGAGGTAGTGGATGGATGGCCCAAGTGGTTAACTGATAATGTTCCTAGAGAGGTTTTGGGTGGTTTGATCCCTAAGAGTGCTGAGAATTATGATAAGCTTGCCAAG GTGGGTGAGGGTACCTATAGCAATGTGTACAAAGCTAGAGATAAGGAAACTGGACAAATTGTTGCCTTGAAGAAGGTCCGATTTGACACGTCAGAACCAGAGAGTGTGAAATTCATGGCACGAGAGATCATGATATTACAGAAGTTGGATCATCCCAATGTGGTAAAGCTTGAAGGACTGGCCACCTCAAGGATGCAGTATAGTCTTTATCTAGTTTTTGATTTCATGAAGTCTGATTTATCAAAAATCATCTCCCGTCCTGAAGGAAGACTTACTGAACCGCAG GTCAAGTGTTATATGCAGCAGCTGCTTTCAGGTCTGCAGCACTGCCATGATAGGGGAATTTTACACAGAGACATTAAAGGATCAAActtattaattgataaaaatggGATGCTAAAGATTGCTGATTTTGGGCTTTCAAATTATTATTCTCCTAAACAGAAGCAACCTCTCACAACACGAGTTGTGACACTTTGGTACAGAGCTCCTGAGCTATTGCTGGGTGCAACAGACTATGGAACTGGTATTGATCTCTGGAGTGCTGGATGTCTCTTGGCAGAGATGTTTGCAGGCAGGCCAATCATGCCAGGAAGAACAGAG GTTGAGCAGCTGCATAGGATTTTTAAACTATGTGGAACTCCACCAGAGGACTATTGGAAAAAGTTAAGGCTATCTACATCCTTTAGACCTCCACGAACATACAAACCTGGCCTTTTTGAAGCTTTCAGCGAGTTTCCTGAATCAGCTTTGGGTCTGTTAACCACTCTTCTTGCTCTGGATCCTGCATCTCGCGGCTGTGCATCTTCAGCTCTCCAAAATGAA TTCTTCCACATAAGTCCTTTGGCATGCGACTTATCAGGCCTCCCGGTgattaaaaaagatgaagatgagCTCACACAAGCTGATGAACAGAGAAA GCGCAGGAATGCTAAAATGAAACGAAGATCTCAAACATATCGTGAGCGTAAGAAAAAAGATCTGGCAGCTGAAGAACCAAAAGAAGATCCTGCGCAACCGAAAGAG GAGCCAAAGGAGACTCACGAATCAATCAACCAAAGCCATGAACCAGGCAGCAGCAGTACTAGTAGCAACTCCTCTGGAACAAAACCGACTCACCTGTTTGAGATGCCACCCAATTTGTCGCAATCCCGAATTGCAACTTCTAAGAAGATGTCTCCAAAAACACAAGGCCATACTAATGCTCCCAAGAACATCAAGAACTTGCCCCCTTTACCTACCTCAAGGACAGGCAGCACCATGTACAATGTGAACAATGACATGTACAGATTAAATCGAGTCCATAG